Proteins from a genomic interval of Medicago truncatula cultivar Jemalong A17 chromosome 3, MtrunA17r5.0-ANR, whole genome shotgun sequence:
- the LOC120579304 gene encoding B3 domain-containing transcription factor VRN1, with amino-acid sequence MARRNATLPIRFFKIILQTNLQRIQIPNNFTRRYGVGLTNPVLIKAPDGTKWKVYWKKINGEIWFEKGWKHFTENYSLQHGCLVVFKYKGTSKFDVLILGNNAVEIDYDSSCDTDDENGNVGQNDDESLEISDEWRNQKIARKRPPLFYPRPHKKFSGENKKSTKRTSSLNRSNRARVEEVAAKFTSSNPFFTILILPNHLVAGRPRVPNIHLKGVIENKEKNLVLQIGERSWKVKLLASYERETGRRLSAGWSLFVNESGLQPENVCVFELINKENLVFKVHVF; translated from the exons ATGGCTAGGAGAAATGCTACACTTCCCATCCGTTTCTTCAAGATTATTCTCCAAACTAATCTTCAAAGGATT CAAATACcaaataattttacaaggagATATGGAGTTGGTCTAACAAATCCAGTGTTGATCAAGGCTCCTGATGGCACTAAATGGAAAGTTTACTGGAAAAAAATCAATGGTGAGATTTGGTTTGAAAAGGGTTGGAAACATTTTACTGAAAATTACTCTCTACAACATGGATGTTTGGTGGTGTTTAAATATAAAGGAACTTCCAAGTTTGATGTACTAATACTTGGTAATAATGCGGTTGAAATAGACTATGATTCTTCATGTGACACTGATGATGAAAATGGAAATGTTGGTCAAAATGACGATGAATCACTTGAGATTTCAGATGAATGGCGAAATCAGAAGATTGCTAGAAAAAGGCCACCATTATTTTATCCTCGACCACATAAGAAATTTAGCG GTGAGAACAAGAAGAGTACTAAAAGAACTTCATCCTTGAATCGGTCAAATAGAGCTAGAGTTGAGGAAGTAGCTGCAAAATTCACCTCAAGCAATCCTTTTTTCACAATTCTCATTCTGCCTAATCATCTGGTAGCAGGTCGGCCG CGCGTACCAAATATACATTTAAAGGGGGTTATTGAGAACAAGGAGAAGAATCTGGTGCTTCAGATTGGAGAAAGATCATGGAAGGTGAAATTGCTTGCTTCTTACGAGCGTGAGACGGGTCGTCGCCTTTCAGCCGGCTGGTCCTTGTTCGTAAATGAGAGTGGACTGCAACCTGAAAATGTTTGTGTCTTTGAACTGATAAACAAggaaaatttagtttttaaagttCATGTTTTCTAA